One Qipengyuania aurantiaca genomic region harbors:
- the feoB gene encoding ferrous iron transporter B yields MSRKRTAALVGNPNSGKSALFNALTGARQKIANYAGVTVERKAGRMTLPNGEPVELLDLPGSYSFDAASPDEAVTRDVVKGTFEGEAVPDVLVIVIDAANLEQHLVFAQEVLELGRPTVVALNMVDLAERDGLTLDPQALSESLGVPVIPTVAVRRRGINELNAAIAEAETHADEEAHRRWHLTLPERRLSAKHMAKGAILSKSTRHTIENGVDKILLNPWLGPVILFGLLFVIFQAVFAWATPFADALEGGVGVISQGVTETMAPGLFRDFLTEGVLAGVGSVVVFLPQIVILFAFILVMEASGYMARAAFLMDRLMAGVGLSGKSFIPLLSSFACAIPGIMATRSISDPKDRLTTILIAPLMTCSARLPVYAVIIAAVIPQTSVGPGVGLQGLVLFALYVAGIVGAMVVALVLRRTVTKGAASGFIMELPRYQLPRIKDLAIGLWQRAWVFLRRAGTIIFVATIALWVLLSFPKAEPGESQLDASYAGAVADTIHPVLEPVGFNREMSLALVPAIAAREVAVSALATTYAVDAEDEDLAAQGVTAKIAALWSLPTALAFLAWFVFAPQCLSTIAVARRETNGWKWPIVMVVYLFALAWIAAGATYWIAVSLGL; encoded by the coding sequence CGCGCCAGAAGATCGCCAATTACGCCGGCGTCACCGTGGAGCGCAAGGCGGGGCGCATGACCCTGCCGAATGGCGAGCCGGTCGAACTGCTCGACCTGCCCGGCTCCTACAGCTTCGACGCGGCCAGCCCGGACGAAGCCGTCACCCGCGACGTGGTGAAGGGCACGTTCGAAGGCGAGGCCGTGCCCGACGTGCTGGTCATCGTGATCGACGCGGCCAATCTCGAGCAGCATCTCGTCTTCGCGCAGGAAGTGCTCGAACTCGGGCGGCCCACCGTGGTCGCGCTCAACATGGTCGATCTTGCCGAGCGCGACGGGCTGACGCTCGATCCGCAGGCGCTGTCCGAATCGCTCGGCGTGCCGGTCATCCCGACCGTTGCGGTGCGCCGTCGCGGGATCAACGAACTCAACGCCGCCATCGCCGAGGCCGAGACCCATGCGGACGAGGAAGCGCACCGCCGCTGGCACCTGACGCTGCCGGAGCGTCGCCTGTCGGCCAAGCACATGGCCAAGGGCGCGATCCTGTCGAAATCGACCCGCCACACGATCGAGAACGGGGTCGACAAGATCCTGCTCAACCCGTGGCTCGGCCCGGTCATCCTGTTTGGCTTACTGTTCGTCATCTTCCAGGCGGTCTTCGCCTGGGCGACGCCGTTTGCCGATGCGCTGGAAGGCGGGGTGGGCGTGATCTCGCAAGGCGTCACCGAGACTATGGCGCCCGGCCTCTTCCGCGATTTCCTGACCGAAGGCGTGCTCGCCGGTGTCGGTTCGGTCGTCGTCTTCCTGCCGCAGATTGTCATCCTCTTCGCCTTCATCCTCGTGATGGAAGCGAGCGGTTACATGGCGCGCGCGGCCTTCCTGATGGACCGGCTGATGGCGGGCGTGGGCCTGTCGGGCAAAAGCTTCATCCCGCTGCTCTCCAGCTTCGCCTGCGCCATTCCCGGCATCATGGCGACGCGCAGCATCTCCGATCCCAAGGACCGGCTGACCACGATCCTGATCGCCCCGCTTATGACCTGTTCGGCGCGCCTGCCGGTCTATGCCGTGATCATCGCCGCCGTCATTCCGCAGACGAGCGTGGGGCCGGGCGTGGGCCTGCAGGGCCTCGTCCTCTTCGCGCTTTATGTCGCGGGCATCGTCGGCGCGATGGTGGTCGCGCTGGTTCTGCGGCGCACGGTGACCAAGGGCGCGGCTTCGGGCTTCATCATGGAACTGCCGCGGTACCAGCTGCCACGAATCAAGGACCTCGCCATCGGCCTGTGGCAGCGCGCCTGGGTCTTCCTGCGCCGCGCGGGCACGATCATCTTCGTCGCGACCATCGCGCTGTGGGTGCTGCTGTCCTTCCCCAAGGCCGAGCCGGGCGAAAGCCAGCTCGACGCGAGCTATGCCGGTGCGGTGGCCGACACCATCCACCCGGTGCTGGAACCGGTCGGTTTCAACCGCGAAATGAGCCTTGCGCTGGTCCCCGCCATCGCCGCGCGCGAAGTGGCCGTCTCCGCCCTTGCCACGACTTACGCCGTGGATGCCGAGGACGAGGATCTCGCGGCACAAGGCGTGACCGCCAAGATCGCCGCCCTGTGGAGCCTGCCCACCGCGCTCGCCTTCCTCGCGTGGTTCGTCTTCGCCCCGCAATGCCTCTCGACCATCGCGGTCGCCCGGCGCGAGACGAACGGATGGAAATGGCCCATCGTCATGGTGGTCTATCTCTTCGCGCTGGCGTGGATCGCGGCCGGGGCGACGTACTGGATCGCGGTAAGCCTCGGGCTTTAG
- the ssb gene encoding single-stranded DNA-binding protein: MAGSLNKVMLIGNLGADPEIRSFPNGGKVANLRIATSEQWKDRNTGERQERTEWHTVSIFSEGLINVVERFLRKGSKVFVEGQLQTRKWQDQQGNDRYSTEVVLRGFNGTLTMLDGPQGGSGGGGGGYGGGGSRGGDYGGGSGGGQSGGGWNQGGGGSGGGQSGGGSNYDDLDDDIPF; this comes from the coding sequence ATGGCCGGTAGCCTCAACAAAGTCATGCTGATCGGAAACCTGGGCGCAGACCCGGAAATCCGCAGCTTCCCCAATGGCGGCAAGGTCGCCAACCTGCGCATCGCGACCAGCGAGCAGTGGAAGGACCGCAACACCGGCGAACGGCAGGAACGGACCGAATGGCACACCGTCTCGATCTTTTCCGAAGGCCTGATCAACGTCGTCGAACGCTTCCTGCGCAAGGGCAGCAAGGTTTTCGTCGAAGGCCAGCTGCAGACCCGCAAGTGGCAGGACCAGCAGGGTAACGACCGCTATTCGACCGAAGTCGTGCTGCGCGGCTTCAACGGCACGCTGACCATGCTCGACGGCCCGCAGGGCGGCTCGGGCGGCGGCGGTGGCGGCTACGGTGGTGGCGGCTCGCGCGGCGGCGATTACGGCGGCGGCAGCGGAGGCGGCCAGTCGGGTGGCGGCTGGAACCAGGGCGGAGGCGGCTCCGGCGGCGGCCAGTCGGGCGGCGGCTCGAACTACGACGATCTCGACGACGACATCCCGTTCTAA
- a CDS encoding type IV secretion system protein VirB3, with protein MPDRLNQDAVFVALTRPQMFAGVTFTFFVINAILAVELFLIFRAWWVILIALAVHALGVLACLREPRIFDLWLTKVRTCPRVKNYRLWRCNSYRP; from the coding sequence ATGCCGGACCGGTTAAACCAAGATGCCGTTTTCGTGGCCCTCACACGGCCGCAGATGTTTGCGGGTGTGACCTTCACCTTCTTCGTGATCAACGCGATCCTCGCGGTCGAGCTGTTCCTGATCTTCCGCGCCTGGTGGGTGATCCTCATCGCGCTGGCCGTCCACGCGCTGGGCGTGCTCGCCTGCCTGCGCGAACCGCGGATCTTCGACCTGTGGCTGACCAAGGTCCGCACCTGCCCCCGGGTTAAGAACTATCGCCTTTGGCGGTGCAATTCCTACCGGCCCTGA
- a CDS encoding TrbC/VirB2 family protein — MALAHSIWKTVATAFAALTASSASAALPDPEGSSVIVDALSWLQGTLLGTAATVAAVIAVAAVGFAMLTGRINWRHGAVVILGCFILFGAATIVGGIRSAAGG; from the coding sequence GTGGCCTTGGCTCATTCGATCTGGAAAACGGTTGCGACAGCATTTGCCGCGCTGACGGCGAGTTCGGCGTCGGCGGCTCTGCCCGATCCCGAAGGTTCGAGCGTGATTGTCGATGCGTTGTCCTGGCTCCAGGGCACGCTGCTCGGCACCGCGGCCACGGTTGCGGCCGTCATCGCAGTGGCTGCCGTGGGCTTCGCCATGCTGACCGGGCGGATCAACTGGCGCCACGGCGCGGTAGTCATCCTCGGCTGCTTCATCCTCTTCGGTGCCGCGACCATCGTCGGCGGCATCCGTTCTGCGGCGGGAGGGTAA
- a CDS encoding VirB4 family type IV secretion/conjugal transfer ATPase, whose amino-acid sequence MPLAERLTLDPRAAAREKGAGEHLPYLAHVDDVTLETRDGLLMQTIRLGGFLFETSDTAELNYRAELRDAMMRAVGSSQFAIYHHVLRRRAEDVMEGEFPDQFSRTLDRRWRERLSARKMYVNDLFLTIVRRPMQGRVGLLDRARTFLTRQVAADRAAQRAGELRSLHSATQALTAALGQYSPHVLSVYDTPGGYRSEPLEFLSYLYNAEMRPIALPHGPVNDYLPARRVSFGHRAFERDELGGVDRSFGAIVSIKDYPTQTMPGMFDELYRMPFEMVVTQSFAFVERGEALREMNYVLRRMRSTDDEALSLRDDLTNAKDDVAAGRAGFGQHHATIAVHADSLEELDREVAEIIAALADLGVVGVREEIALEPSFWAQFPGNFKYIPRKGLVSTRNFAGLASLHNFPVGQAQGNHWGDAITLFETTAAGPYFFSFHLNDLGNFTVIGPSGSGKTVVLNFLLAQARKINPRIIFFDKDRGAELFVRAIGGQYDRLRPGISSDLNPLQIEDTPANRQFLVDWLTLLAGGANTEEAELISDAVDTNFEQADEHRRLRNLVELLRGQTKPKAGDLYSRMKPWWGEGKRAWLFDNEIDRTDLAARTIGFDITALLDDPVERTPALLYFFHRVEERLDGSPTIIVVDEGWKALDDEVFVRRIKDWEKTVRKRNGIVGFATQSARDALESQIASAIIEQAAVQIFMVNPKAREEDYIDGFGLTPHELELVRKLPDQSHCFLIKRGNESVVARLNLEGEKDMLTILSGRESTVRVFDELVKETGTDPEGWLAPLMERV is encoded by the coding sequence ATGCCTCTTGCTGAGCGCCTGACCCTCGATCCTCGTGCCGCCGCGCGCGAGAAGGGTGCCGGCGAGCACCTGCCCTATCTCGCGCATGTCGACGATGTGACGCTGGAAACGCGCGACGGGCTGCTGATGCAGACGATCCGGCTGGGCGGCTTCCTCTTCGAAACCTCCGACACGGCCGAACTGAACTACCGCGCGGAGCTGCGCGATGCGATGATGCGCGCGGTCGGCTCCTCGCAATTCGCGATTTACCATCATGTCCTGCGCCGCCGGGCGGAAGACGTGATGGAAGGCGAGTTTCCCGACCAGTTCTCCCGCACGCTCGACCGCCGCTGGCGCGAGCGGCTGTCGGCGCGCAAGATGTATGTGAACGACCTGTTCCTCACCATCGTGCGCCGCCCGATGCAGGGGCGCGTCGGCCTGCTCGACCGGGCGCGGACGTTTCTCACGCGGCAAGTCGCCGCCGATCGCGCAGCCCAGCGCGCCGGGGAATTGCGCTCGCTACATAGCGCAACACAGGCGCTGACCGCCGCGCTGGGGCAATATTCGCCGCATGTGCTGAGCGTCTACGACACGCCGGGCGGCTATCGCTCCGAACCGCTCGAATTCCTGTCCTATCTCTACAACGCCGAGATGCGCCCCATCGCCCTGCCGCACGGGCCGGTGAATGACTACCTGCCCGCACGCCGGGTCAGCTTCGGCCACCGCGCGTTCGAGCGCGACGAACTGGGCGGGGTGGACCGCAGCTTCGGGGCCATCGTCTCGATCAAGGATTACCCGACGCAGACCATGCCGGGAATGTTCGACGAGCTTTACCGCATGCCGTTCGAGATGGTCGTCACCCAATCCTTCGCTTTCGTGGAGCGGGGCGAGGCTCTGCGCGAGATGAACTACGTGCTGCGGCGGATGCGCTCCACCGATGACGAGGCGCTGTCGCTGCGCGATGACCTCACCAACGCGAAGGACGATGTCGCCGCCGGGCGCGCGGGCTTCGGGCAGCACCACGCCACTATTGCCGTCCACGCCGACAGCCTCGAAGAACTCGACCGCGAGGTAGCCGAGATCATCGCCGCGCTCGCCGATCTGGGCGTGGTGGGCGTGCGCGAGGAGATCGCGCTGGAGCCGTCCTTCTGGGCGCAGTTTCCCGGCAACTTCAAATATATCCCCCGCAAGGGTCTCGTCTCGACGCGCAATTTTGCAGGGCTGGCGAGCCTTCATAATTTCCCCGTCGGGCAGGCGCAGGGCAACCACTGGGGCGATGCGATCACGCTGTTCGAGACTACGGCGGCGGGCCCCTATTTCTTCAGCTTCCACCTGAACGACCTCGGCAATTTCACCGTCATCGGGCCGTCGGGATCGGGCAAGACCGTGGTGCTCAACTTTCTTCTCGCGCAGGCGCGCAAGATCAATCCGCGGATCATCTTCTTCGACAAGGACCGCGGGGCGGAGCTCTTCGTGCGCGCGATCGGCGGGCAGTATGACCGGCTGCGTCCGGGCATCTCCTCCGACCTCAACCCGCTGCAGATCGAGGACACGCCGGCCAACCGCCAGTTCCTCGTCGACTGGCTGACGCTTCTGGCAGGCGGCGCAAACACGGAGGAAGCCGAGCTTATCAGCGATGCGGTGGACACGAATTTCGAACAGGCCGACGAGCATCGCCGCCTTCGTAACCTCGTCGAATTGCTGCGCGGCCAGACCAAGCCGAAGGCAGGAGACCTCTATTCGCGGATGAAGCCCTGGTGGGGCGAGGGCAAGCGGGCCTGGCTGTTCGACAATGAAATCGACCGCACCGATCTTGCCGCCCGGACCATCGGTTTCGACATCACCGCGTTGCTGGACGATCCGGTCGAACGTACGCCCGCCCTGCTCTATTTCTTCCACCGGGTGGAGGAACGGCTCGACGGATCGCCCACGATCATCGTGGTCGACGAAGGCTGGAAGGCGCTCGACGACGAGGTCTTCGTTCGCCGGATCAAGGACTGGGAAAAGACCGTCCGTAAGCGCAACGGCATTGTCGGTTTCGCCACCCAAAGCGCGCGCGATGCGCTGGAGAGCCAAATTGCCAGCGCCATCATCGAACAGGCCGCGGTGCAGATATTCATGGTCAATCCCAAGGCCCGCGAAGAGGATTACATCGACGGCTTCGGCCTCACCCCGCACGAACTCGAACTGGTCCGCAAGCTGCCCGACCAGTCGCACTGCTTCCTGATCAAGCGCGGCAACGAAAGCGTGGTCGCGCGCCTCAATCTCGAAGGCGAGAAGGACATGCTCACGATCCTGTCGGGTCGCGAAAGCACGGTCCGCGTGTTCGACGAGCTGGTCAAGGAAACCGGCACCGATCCCGAGGGCTGGCTGGCCCCGCTGATGGAGAGGGTCTGA